In Desulfobulbus oralis, one DNA window encodes the following:
- a CDS encoding amino acid ABC transporter ATP-binding protein, whose amino-acid sequence MTKAGAAPAPLLAVAGLVARRQGRLVLDHLSFTLAEGQCLVICGPSGCGKTTLLRAISGLDPVDGGTVRLDGQLRNGPGRRGCGRGEVGMVFQGEQLYRHLSLLDNITIAPRLVHGVPRRQAEAEAMGLLRAIGLEDKAARHPGQLSGGERQRGAIARALALSPRLMLFDEPTSALDPSCVREVLGLIRQIREQGQTMVVVTHQTAFARSIADSIVVMERGRILDVGSPEQVLLEPGTATTRQLFSGGLPEVSALDRVRLSGTLTIGIAAEGPNVALESLRCNPVLALLARRQGCTPALRRLDFTTPPLLLRAGLADLLLVRNSSDPAGLVMLPESEGLPPGLALAAAANDTLWLKALGRG is encoded by the coding sequence ATGACCAAAGCTGGGGCAGCGCCCGCACCACTGCTTGCGGTGGCTGGACTGGTGGCCAGGCGGCAGGGCAGGCTCGTGCTTGACCACCTCTCCTTCACACTGGCGGAGGGACAGTGCCTGGTGATCTGCGGCCCCAGCGGCTGCGGCAAGACCACGCTGCTTCGGGCGATTTCCGGGCTTGACCCCGTTGACGGCGGCACAGTCCGGCTGGACGGCCAACTGCGCAATGGGCCGGGCCGCAGAGGCTGCGGCCGGGGCGAGGTGGGCATGGTCTTTCAGGGCGAGCAGCTCTACCGGCACCTTTCGCTTCTGGACAACATCACCATTGCGCCCCGGCTGGTGCACGGCGTGCCGCGCCGGCAGGCCGAGGCCGAGGCCATGGGGCTTCTGCGTGCCATCGGCCTCGAAGACAAGGCCGCTCGGCATCCGGGTCAGCTTTCCGGCGGCGAGCGTCAGCGTGGTGCGATCGCACGGGCACTGGCGCTTTCACCCCGGCTCATGCTGTTTGATGAACCGACCTCTGCCCTCGACCCCTCCTGTGTGCGCGAGGTGCTGGGCCTGATTCGGCAGATTCGGGAACAGGGGCAGACGATGGTTGTGGTCACCCATCAGACCGCCTTTGCCCGGAGCATTGCGGACAGCATTGTGGTCATGGAACGAGGCCGCATTCTGGATGTCGGCAGCCCGGAACAGGTCCTGCTGGAGCCCGGTACGGCCACCACACGACAACTGTTCAGCGGCGGCCTGCCGGAGGTGTCCGCGCTGGACCGGGTCAGGCTTTCGGGCACGCTGACCATTGGGATTGCAGCAGAGGGCCCGAATGTGGCGCTCGAAAGTCTGCGCTGCAACCCCGTGCTCGCCCTGCTGGCAAGACGCCAGGGCTGCACGCCCGCCCTGCGACGGCTGGATTTCACGACACCCCCGCTGCTGCTCCGTGCGGGTCTGGCCGATCTGCTGCTGGTTCGAAACAGTTCGGATCCTGCCGGGCTCGTCATGCTGCCGGAAAGCGAGGGGCTCCCGCCGGGGCTGGCACTGGCAGCCGCTGCGAACGATACGCTCTGGCTGAAAGCCTTGGGGCGGGGCTAA